The genomic window GCTTCTCCCTCAGACCCAAGAGCCCAGGCCCCCAGCCCCTCTTCCCTCAGACACAAGAATCTAGGCTCCCGGCACCTTCCTCCTTCAAACCCGGGAGCCcaggcccccagccccctcctccctcagacccaagaATCCAGGCCCCCAGCCCCCTCTTCCTTCAAACCCAGGAGCCCAGGCCCCCTGCCCCCTTCTCCCTCAGACCCAAGAGTCTAAGCCCCCAGCCCCATCCTCCTTCAGACCCAAGAGTCTaggcccccagccccctcctccttcAGACCCAGGAACCCAGGTCCCCACCCCCTCCTCCTTCAGACCCAGGAGCCAAGGCCGCAGCCGCCTCCTTCAGACCCAAGAGTCTAGGCCCCCGGCCCCCTCCTCCTTCAGACCCAGGAGCCCAGGCCCCTAGCTCCCTCCTGCCTCAGACCCAGGAGCCCAGGCTCCTGGCCCCTCCTCCCTCAAACCCAGGAGTCTGGgcccccagcccctcctccctcagacccagggtTCAGCCCTTCCCTGGGGACACAGGTGTCAGGCTCACTCTCCCCCTGTGGTGGAGCAGTGGAAAGAGTCTGAGTGGGCAGCTGTGGACTCAGCCCCACCTCCACCATCCTGCTGCCCTGGGGCCTGCAGCCCTTACCCTGTTCTGAACCTCCACTCAGCACCTGCCCCACCCCTTGGCCCTGGGGTGATTTATGCAGGCAGTGGGGGTCTAGCCTGGCCTTCGGTGGCATCAGTGACACCCCCGGCCCCACCTTCTACAGagaccctgatggtgcagtggcccATGCACAGGACGTCATCTCAGACCTGCTGTGCAACCGCATTGACATCTCGCAGCTGGTCATCACCAAGGAGCTGACCCGTGCAGCCGCCGACTACGCCGGCAAGCAGGCCCACGTGGAGCTGGCTGAGAGGTCCGCCTGAGGGACACGGGCCAGGAGACATGGGGAGGCGGGACAGAAATAGCCTCCCTTGTGCCAGCTGGGCCACCACTTCCTGTGAGCCTGGCCACCCCACCTGCCCTCACCCGCCTGCCACCCTGTCCCCCCACAGGATGAGGAAGCGGGACCCCGGGAGTGCGCCCAGCCTGGGCGACCGTGTCCCCTACGTGATCATCGGGGCCACCAAAGGCGTGGCTGCCTACATGAAGTCTGAGGTCGGCCCCACCTGGCCAGGCCCCTCCCCAGTTCCCCCCCACTCTCACTTCTGCTTTCCtgcaggggcagggggagggcagGGCGGCTCCTTCCACAGCCCCACGGGACCCTGGGAACCGCCCCCCAAGACACACCCGGGGTCCCCGGCAGCCTGGGGATGCTCTGTGACACTGTGCTCCCAGGCTCCCAGCATCCTCTGCAGTGTCAGATTCCCCCCATAGAAAAAGGGGCCCCCAGGTCCTCATCCTGCATACCCACcccgtctgtctgtctctctccatctctgtctctttctgtctctctctggttCCTGTGCTGCAGCCCTTGATCCCCTTAGATCCACATTCCACTGCCTCCTACCCAGACCTCCAAGCAGTGACCTGCTTCTCAGCTCCTGTGATCTCTGACCCTCATGACCCTCCCTCAGCCACCCACCTCCTTTCTTGTGCTGCCTCCTCACTTCATGGCTTCCAGCTCCAGCTCCTGCCCACCGTCACCCTTGCCCCCCCCACCTAGAACTCTGACCCTTATTTGGTGATGAGAGGGCCCCCACCTGTGTCCCCCAGCATGAATCACAGAGTCTGTGGCTCAGAGACTCCCCATGACCTCTGACCCACTCCAGACCCAAGGGcagcacccccaccaccaccaccagtttgTGACTGGAGGACCCTTGGGCTCCAGGTGCCCCTCACTCAGCTGCCTAATGTGTGATTGCAGCTTCCCCTCCCCGCTCCTGGGGTGTGGCTGTACCCTTCAGTGCCCTGCCCACTTCTGTGTGACTATGTCCCCAATTCCCTTATCCACACTTTGTGTGACTGAGTCCCCCCTGCATTCTCCTAGGCCATCCAGTATGTGACCGTGGCCCCTCTGTTGTCATCCCGTGGATGACCATGGCCCCTCTCTCCCCACCGTGGATGACCATGGCCCCTCTGTCCCCACCGTGGATGACCACTGCCCCCTGTCCCCGTGGGTGACCACCACCCATCCCCCACATGGTGACCGCAGCCCTGCTTGCAGGACCCTCTCTTCGTGCTGGAGCACAGTCTGCCCATTGACACGCAGTACTACCTGGAGCAGCAGCTGGCCAAGCCCCTCCTGCGTATCTTTGAGCCGATCCTGGGCGAGGGCCGCGCCGAGGCTGTGCTGCTGCGTAAGGGCAAGCCAGTGGGTGGGGGACATGGGAGTGGGGAGACACCAGGAGTTGGGGACCCCAGCCCACCACCTGCCCTTGCGCTGTAGGGGGGGAGCATACCCGCTGCAAGACCGTGCTTACGGGCAAGGTGGGCGGCCTCCTGGCCTTTGCCAAGCGCCGCACCTGCTGCATCGGCTGCCGCACTGTGCTAAACCACCAGGGTGAGCCCCCTCCCCACCAGCCAGCGCTGCCTCCAGGGTTGCGGGTAGGGGGCTCTCCTTGGCCTGCGCCCACCCAGGAGGGTCCACATCCCCCACCCTGGGACTTCCCCAGGGGAGTTTTCCCCACACACACTTGCTCCCTTGTTCTTGAGCCTCTGGGGACTTTCAGGAGCCGGATGGGCGGCGGGCGGGAAAGGGGCAGGGATGGGCAGCCGAGCCCTGTGCTGACCCCCCTGCCCCCAGGAGCCGTGTGCAAGTTCTGCCGGCCACGGGAGTCAGAGCTCTATCAGAAGGAGGTGAGGGCCAGGGAGGCCTGGCAGGGGGGCCGGGGAGGCCGGGCAGGGGAGTGGGGGTCCACCCTGCTCAGCACCCCCGCTGCCCACCCAGGTGTCCCACCTAAACGCCCTGGAGGAGCGCTTCTCACGACTGTGGACCCAGTGCCAGCGCTGCCAGGGCAGCCTGCACGAGGATGTCATCTGTACCAGGTGCCACCCCCTCACCAGGCTCCTGGGCCTGTGGCTGGTGGTCCCCAGCTGCCTGGACACCAGGGTCTTCTCCTATATCCCTCCTGGTGGGGCCTCAGTGTTCTTGCCTGATGGGTGGGCCCGTGTCCAGTCTTCTGGGAGGGTGTGGGTGCCTGGGGGCAGGGCTGGGCCCCCAGGATCTGCTGGGGGGTGGCAGCCCTTCTGgacacacacccccacccccacggtCCCCCACCCCCTGGGGCGGGGCTGCTTTCCCCAGGGAACACGTGGGCGGGGCAGGTTCCCACGCCAGGTGACAGGTGATATACGGCTGGTGGCCGGCGCCTCGGCAGGTACCCACTGTTATCGTCTCCCTGTGCCCGCTGAGCAAACAGCCCGTTGGCGGGAGGAGTCAGGTGGGGGGGCAGCAGGCGGGGCCAAAGTCCTGGGAGCAGCTCCTGTCCCTGGGGACCTGTGCTCAAGGCCCCTGCCCCATTGCTGGGCTTCATCGGGACTCCTGGGGCCACCTGGGCCCACTGGCCCTGACCCTGACCTGCCCCCACCCACAGCCGGGACTGCCCCATCTTCTACATGCGCAAGAAGGTGCGGAAGGACTTGGAGGACCAGGAGCAGCTGCTGCGGCGCTTTGGACCCCCAGGCCCTGAGGCCTGGTGACCTCTCGGGCCTCCCACCAGGGCAGGGGGATTAATAAAGTTCGTCCTTTTGTTACGGTCTTTGTGGTCTCTGAGGGGCGAGTTCAGTCTCCTAAGCCCTTGCCTGGCCCGGAAGGCGTGGCTTATCTCTACTCATCAGGACCCCTTGACTCCAGTGGGGCCCCCCTGGATTTCAGTGCAAACTCTGGGGCTGTGGCCTCTGCTGCCGAGGCTACCTCAGTTCCCTCTCCCCGTGCGCCCCTGAGTGAACATTTTTGCCAGTTCCTCTCTGCTCTGCTCAGGGAACCCTGGTGTCCAGCACAAACACCTGCCCTCTCTGGGGGCCATCTATCTCCCCCACATGGCCCCTGGGGTGCCCCGCAGTTGCCCCGCCCACCAGGTGCTGGCCCATTTCCACCAGGCCCTGGGGCAGCCCCAAGGACTGCGGGTTTCCGCTCCCTGGCCTGACCTAGGGGACCCCCCCATATCACACCCACAAATGTTTCCACCTTGGGGTCCTGGTGATCACCTTTGGGCCTGGGTCTTcctcatgtcctcttctgagactTCCTGGTGGTCCCTATATCTGTCCCCTAGGGCTGGTCACCTTCGAGCTTATACATCCCCAGGGACACAGGTCCTCCTGTCACCCCCCCAGACCCCAGCACCCCAGTACTCCCCTTTTGGGGTTGAAGTTTGGCTCCTGGGTCCAGTGTTCCCCACACCCGTTTCCACCCCCTCTGGTCCCAGAGACCCACCTCTTGCCCAGCCCTTCCTTTACTTTTCCAGGGtcccccccaaacccagctccTCCCATCTCTACCCCTCAGGGTCAACTCCCTATCCCCACCCCCAACCTTGGGGATCCCCAAATCCAGACCCGTTCTCCCTACCACGTGACCAAGGGGTTGCGCAACCTGGCCCCCTCCCCGAGGGGATTTTCGAGGAGGGCTGAGCTGACAGCCCCAGCACCCCCCCCTTCCCTGGGGGCTGGGCCATGGTATAAATAGGGGTGGTGGCTGCAGCCGGCGACCAGCCTAGCCCAGTGCCACCATGCTCGCCTTGGAGGCTGCACAGTAAGTGGGAGCCCCTGATTTTGTACTTGGGACCCTCACAGAGGGGGAGGTGGGCAGGGAGAGGGGCTATACTCTCTTGCCCCTTCTGGatctttgtttcttttcccaCCCCTGACTCTTCTACATCCTCCTTTCCCATCCTTGTCTTTCTTAGTCCCCAGAGATCTCATTGCCCTGGAACACTTGCTTCTCTCCCCTCCTGCCGCTGGCCTCTTCCAGGTGGGTCTTCATCTCTGTTggtctctctccatctctgtcccTCCCAGCACCCCACTcagtcctctctctgtctctcactggGTCACTCTGTATCTGGCCATTTCTTTCCTTGTTCCTCTGACTGCCTGTTGCTCTCTCTGTCCTTCTGTCTTTCCAATTCTGTGTGTCTCTCTTCTCTGTCCAATTACTggtctctcctgcctccctctctctcccccactTCATCTTTCTTCCTCTGGGACTCAGTAAATATTTCCTGTACCCATATCTAACTCTCCCCACACTGTTCtcttcccacctctcccctccgcCCTTGTCTGAGCCTCTTCTGTGTCTTTCCTTCTCTATCCAGGTATCTCTCGTCCATCTCTCTCCTGTCCCAGGGACTCCGCTCTCCCCATTTAGCAGACTGGATAGCCGATGACCCAGAGGGCCCCTTCCAACCCCCACCTGCCCTTGGTGCCTACACCTCCTCTCTGGGGACTTTCTCTCCCTTACTTTTCCTGCCCCCCCCAAGTTGTGTCTATGCAAATCTGGGTGGGGGGGCATTTGCCTAGCCCCCACCTCCCACTTCCTGTCCCCTTGCGGAGTGGGGAGAAAGTGCTGCGGCTGGTCCCACACAGCAGATGAGCTGTGGCCACAGCTGTTGCCACCTCTGCCCCCCACCAGCTTCCCCAATCACTCGGAGGCTCAGGTGGCTGGAGGTGCCCTGACATGCCCTTGTGTCTCTCCCTCGCTAGGCTTGATGGGCCACACTTCAGCTGTCTGGTGAGTTGGGGCCCCTGAGGACCAGGGAAGGGTGGGGGGACTCATGTGGCCCACCACAACCTCCCTCAGAGGGGTCGCTGGCtccctgcctcagtttcttcttcctgtCTGTCTTTCTGAATCTCTCCCTGGGTGTCTCTCCCTCAAGTATGTCCCCCTTTTCTGTCTGTATCATTAACATGTTTCTGATGTCTCCCTCTCTCCGGTGTTGGGTCCACTTCCTTggatgtgtacgtgtgtgcataGTGTGTGCTGTGTATGTCTTGCGTGTGTGCAGTGTATATGTGTTGTGGGTATGTGATGTCTGTATGCTGTAATGTTACGTGTGTATGAAATGTGAGCTGTGtatatgtgttgtgtgtgtgctgtgtgtttgTGTTTCTCTGGCGTTTGTGTCTCTGTTCATACCACATTCAAGAGatttatttattccctctttccttttctttgtatttttaaaaaattaattctgtAATGTTTCAGATATACATACCCACCCCCCAGTAACCCACCACCCAGTCTGAGAAATAAAACCTTACTGATGTATGTGTAATAAGTAGCCTTGGTGCCATAGTGgtcaagcactcggctgctaaccaaaaggttggtggttcaaacccaccagccgctccttgggagaaatatgtagcagtctgcctccataaagatgatagccttggaaaccctgtggggcagttctactctgtcctacagggttgctgtgagtcagaatcaactcaacggcagtggattttggaTGTATGTGTGCCCCTCTCCATCACATCCCGTCCCCCTCCAACttgatgaggtttttttttttttttttaattaaggtataatttacaaTCAGCAAAGTGGCAAATCCCCTGTGCACACCTCGCTGAGTTTTTACATATGAATGCACCTGCGTAACCACTCACCAGATCGAGATCTAGACAGAACATCTCCCCACCCCTCCAGAAGTTTCCCTTGTGTTCCTTCCCCTGATACCCACCCCCTCTCACATTTCCCTCCATGGGTTTGTTCTGCCTGTTTCTGAATTTTCTATAAAGTAAATCTTACAGTGTGTCCCCGTTGGTATCTGGCTTCGTTCACTCAGCATTGAATGTGTGTCAGCAATTGATTTTTTTGCTTGCTGTATAGTACTCCATGGTATGAATACggtgctgttgttgtgtgcagctgcatcgattctgactcatagggaccctacaggacagagcagagctgccccatggcgttttctaggctgtaacctttctaggccgcagattgccaggtctttcttctgctgagtggccggtgagttcaaactgccatccttttggttagcagccgagcatttaaccactgggtcaccagggctccttgctttcatcttttaaaaaaaaaaaaaaaaaaatttttttttttccttcatctttaCTAGATGTTAAATACTAAAGCCACACGTGATTCCTGGGACGAATCAAAGGAATTTGTAGGGGCATCAAAGAAACGCTGAGACTCAGCTTTGCAAAAATACCTCCTCCCCCTCAGCCTCTCACCACCCCCAATCTGTCCCACACCCTGGAGGCAAGACCGGGGTGAATTCTTCCACACCTTCCCTGGGCTCTATGGAGCGCTGACTGTGTACCGCGGTACTGGGGACCCAGTGGTGACAGGACTGCCCAGTCAAGGTCCTCGGGAGTCCATGTCTCAGCAGGAGCTGGCTTGCTCTGTCTCTTTCTGAGTCTCTGAGTTTCTGTATCTGTATGTCTTTCcctgtatctctctctcttttccattctgtgtgtgtgtgtgtttctcctGCATTGTCCCGTATCTCTGTATACcgctgtctctctgtctctgtgtgtctctccgTACCTCTCTCACCAGGCGTCTCTCTGTTTCCGCGTTTCTATCTcttactttctgtctctctcctagTCTCTCCCCTCTGCTCCACTGTCTGTGTCGAAGTCTCCCCACTTGTCCAGGGTGGGGGTAGGGGTTCCCTGCAGCCTGGGATGACCCCTCTCCCACCTCTACCCTCCTCAGTACTCGGATGGTGTCTTCTATGACCTGGACAGCTGCAAACACCCCAGCTACCCTGATGCAGAGGGAGCTCCTGGTGAGTCACCCTGGCCCATCTCCTCCCTCCCTGGCCCATTTCACAGAcagggaagctgaggcccaggggAGGCTGTCACCTGACTTGGCAAGATAAGGGTAGATCAgtttcctccccccaccccatgcaAATCCTGGGTTCAGAGATTTGCACGGCCCACAATGGCCCCTCTGTGCTGGGGACTGTAGGTGTAGGGGGAAGGGCATGGCCAGGCCTCCTGGCGTCTGACTCAGCATCCTCCCCCTAGACTCGCCATGGGGCTGGACCGAGGCCCCGCCTGCCCCACCTGCCCTCTACGAGGCCTTCGACCCCACATCGGCCACTTTCGGCCACTCCCAGGGTGTCCCTCTCTGCTATGGACCCTCGACCTACAGCCCTGCAGGGGGCCTTGACCCAGTGCCCAGCCTGGAGGCCCTGGGGCCCAGCCTCTCAATGTACCCCACGGAGGACTTTACTAGCCAGGTGAGGGGCTTGGAGAACCTGAAAACCCCCCATCATTTGAATGAGTGTGTTTactagataccaaaaaaaaaaagataccaggcACTGCATTAAAACCTATCCATATTTAACCCCTTTCACCTTTTTGATGGAGTCCAGGGGTGAGTCgaagggttaagtgcttggctactaactaaaaggttgatggCTCGAACCCATTCAGAGATGCCTCAAAGACAGTCCTAGCGATCTACTTTGAAAgtttacagccattgaaaaccctgtggagcagtcctactctgacacacgtggggttgccgtgagtcagaatccactcgacgacaACTGGTATCCTTGtgttttttgtttaaataatttattttattttgttgtggctaagaatatgcacaacagaatgtacatcaattcaacagtttctacatgtacagttcattgacgctgatgacattctttgagttggacaaccattctcaccctccttttctgagttgttcttcccccattcaCATGAATTCACCACCTTCTAAGGTTCCTAGCTAACCTTTCaatttgctgttgtcaatctgatcccctATAAATggttttaaaagagcataatgctcaaggctgacATTTCTTTTTCACTAGTGAAGCTAAACTATTGCCTggccagaagccctggtggcacagtggttaagtgctgggctgttcAAACCCATTGGCTACTCCGAGGGAGACAGATgcagcggtctgcttctgtaaagatttacagccttggaaccctatgggggcagttctactctgtcctatagggtcactgtgagttggaattgacttgatggcagtgggtttgtttttttgttttttcaattgaCTGGCATCCTTTTAACAACCCTCTGAGCTTCCATACCACTGTTACcccattggagtccctgggtatcgcaaacggttaagcattcaactactagctaaaaggttggcagtttgaactcacccttaggtgcctcaaaagaaaggcctggcgatctgcttctgaacgatcacagccaaaaaaccctgtggagcacagttctactctgcacacatggggtcgccgtgagtcagatctgactcgaaggcaactaacaatagcaacattATCCCATTGCACAAATGAGCCCACTGAGGCCCAGACGAGACTATGGAATAGCAGTACTTGTATTAGACCTGTGTTCCTGGATGTAGCTCGGGCGTCCCCTGGCCACAGCATGCGGATGGGAACCGAGGCCAGAGTCCATACTCATAACCAAGATGGAGGGGGAGGGACACctgaggggtgagggagggagagaagggccCCCCTGAATGTGCGGGTGACCCTGACCTTCTGCAGACCCTGAGCCCGCCAGCAGCATACGCCCCATACCCCAGCCCTGCATTATCCGAGGAGGAAGACTTTGTGCTAAACAGTCCTGCCCTGGAAGTGTCGGATAGCGAGTCCGATGAGGCCCTCCTGACTGGTGCCACTGAGGGGAGAGGATCTGATGCAGGTACGTGTGAGCCAGTGAGGTGGGGGTGATGCTCCGGCTGGGGATTGGGGGAGGGAGTGGAAGGGACCATGGCTTCTCAAAAAGGACCTACTGTATATGTCAGCCCTGGGAGCAATGATCTGCcacttgctggctgtgtgaccttgggcaagttcctctacctctctgtgcctcagtttcctatctGTACAATGGGGATGACAGTCACAGTGTCTACCCTCATAAGGTCAGTGGGAGGATTACATGGAATGctgccgttgttgttaggtgccggcaaaagcagaacttccccatagggttttctcagctgtaaattTCACAAGAGCAGATCGCCGGGTCttgctcccatggagctgctgggtgggtgtgaactgccagcttttgggTTACCAGCAAGTTAGCCGTTTGCCCCACCGAGGGACTCCAAGGAAATGGGATAGAGCCAGTGCACAAAAAATCAGCTGTCTTCATCAGCATTAGCAACAAAATAGCAACAAATAACAATGTCCACCCCCATCTAGTCAacccctgctttcagccatgtgCCTGGCATCCATTAGGCTGAACCCCCGGGGAGTTGCGGTTATTAGTTACTTCACCTATCTGGGCTTCAGTTTCACCCCTGTAAAATGAAtgccatcatcatcatctccACCTTTCGGGATTATGATgaaggttctgactcatggcgaccccatgtgtacagagtagaactgtgctccatagggttttcaatggctgtcacctttcagaagcagatcaccaggcctttcttccgaggtgcctctgggtgggtttaaactgccaacctttcttctagtagctgagtgctttactgtttgcgccacccatgatgaagattaaatgagctaaataACAGTAAAGCATCTGGCACTCTGCCTGGCACTAAATTCTCAACAACTTTGCAAAATGTAAAATGTCTgtaaaattaaaacacacacacacattaatccAGTTGCTACTgagccgactctgactcatggtgacgacctcatgtgtgtcagagtagaactgtgctccatgggattttcattggctgatttttcagaagcagatcgccagacctttcttccgaggcatctctgtgtggactcgaaccaccaacctttctgttaacagccgagctcattaaccgtttgcatcacccagggactccacacacacattagcctcattttatagctgaggagatgaaaaactcagagaggttaagtcaccaccccaagatcacacagctgggaaATGGCAGAGGTGAGGTTCTTGTATCCAGTGAGCTACCCAGCTCTGTGGGGCCCTTGCCGCTCCTAGGAGTGCAGGAATCAGACCCTCTGGTCTCCCGCAGGATCCCACTGGGAATGGGAAGCGGGGGATGGGGTTCTGGGGGTATTGGGCTCAGATAGTGGAGCCACTTGCTGGCGGCAGGGGCGCAGACCCCCACACAGCCACCTGCTTCACCTCACTCTCTAGATGCGGAGGCTGAGGCTTGGCAAGGGCCCCAGTTGGGTGGAAGAGGGTTGGGCGTGGGGGGTAGGGTCTGAGGAATACTCACCCTGACGCACCGCCCCCACCACGCCCCAAGGAGCCCGCAAGAAGCTGCGCTTGTACCAGTTCCTGCTGGGGCTGCTGACCCGCGGCGACATGCGCGAGTGCGTGTGGTGGGTGGAGCCGGGCGCCGGGGTCTTCCAGTTCTCCTCCAAGCACAAGGAGCTGCTGGCGCGCCGCTGGGGCCAGCAGAAGGGCAACCGCAAGCGCATGACCTACCAGAAGCTGGCGCGCGCCCTGCGCAACTACGCCAAGACCGGCGAGATCCGCAAGGTCAAGCGCAAGCTCACCTACCAATTCGACAGCGCGTTGCTGCCCGCCGCCCGCCGGGCCTGAACCCCTACTTGGGGGTTCTTGGGGGCTCCGCGCCCTGCCTGGGGAGCGCCAGGAGTCCCACGCCGCTTGTGGAGCCACCTGGGGACCTCATGCCCCAGCCAGAACCTCTCTGGGATTCCTGCATCACGTTGGTGTCCCCACACCCTGGGTCCTGGGGCCCATGGACCCCgcactggggggaggggggttcCTGTAATCCCTAAACCTTACCCAGGGCCCCCCTGGGATCCCCCACTCGTGTTTGGGGCCCCTTTGGGAATCCCTTTTCATGTCTAGGATCCTATGTCTTGGGTCACAGGACCCATAGACCACTGTGGGGTGGTGGATGCTGGGGGGCAGTGCTTCCAGAATCCCTGGGCCCTCCAGAGCTTCTCTGGGATTCCTCTGTGATGTCTGAGGTCCCTCAAACAGACCTGGGACCTCTCTGAGATCGTGTGTGTGTCTGCAGCCCCTCAGTTACATTTGAGGAGGAACCCACAAACTCCTCCATCCAAAGGGGGCCACTCCAGCAACCCTAAGCCCTGTACAGGGCCCCTCCGGGACCCCCTTGTCGTGTCTGGGCCCCTCTTGTCAGGTCTGAGATCTTTCAGTTATGTCTGGGAACCCCTTATTACGTCTCAGATCTCTGTGTCACGTTTGGAGCCCATCTGGGACCCCGTCGTCATATGTGTCCCCCGAAATTCCCCTGTCATCTTTGAGATGGCCTGGAACCACCATGCAATCATTTTTTCGTGTCTGGAACTCTCCAATCACATATAGGGTCCCGCTGGGATGGTCTGATCATGTCTGAAATCACCCTTGTCAGGCCTGTCAGGGGGACCTTGGTGAACTTTGTCATGTCTGGAATCCTCCAATCAATATATGAGGCCCACCCATGAGATCCCCATCAGATATGTCTGTTCGGGGACCTTACCAGCAACCCTGAGTTCTTGTGGGGCCTGTGCCCTTCTGGGGTGCCCTTGTTGTGGCCACACTGGGGATCATTCTAGCTGCTTGCCTGATTTCTGGGTGACCTTGGCACCcctctcccatttcatttctaacCAGATGTCTCATGCTGGTAGACCCCAAGGGCAAACCAGGCCCCTGGTGGTGTTTTCTTtggttcactgcagcattttggtggtgggggggggtgggggaaaaTCCGAATTATCCAACGTTCCAAAAATGGGGAAAGTTTACAAAATCCCGATTTCTGGCTTCACTTAAAACTCTGGGTGATCCAGTGATGGCAATGGGCCAGCTCCACTGTGTGGAGCCAGCCAGTGGCCCCCTCCTGATGGGGCATTTGCTCTGCAGTTTGCCTGAGTCCCCACCACTCCTGGCTGTCTTACACCATCTACTTCACTCAGTTGCCTGTTCAGCCCACACTGTTTGCATTTCAACCCCTGGTGCACACCAAGCTGGAACTGAAGCTGAGATGAACCACGGGAGATCTGATTGGAACTGCTAAGGGGTCAGAGGCTGTGGCCCAGAGATCCTTGAGCCTGGGTGCCTGGGAGACTGAAGACACATGACTTGCTGcatctgggcctcagtttgccCCGTCTGTGAAAGGGGAAGAGGAGCAAAATCTCTTGCAGCCCAGTTAAGCCTTTGTGGTGCACCCCACCCTCAACTGGTAACCAGGAAGAGGATGAGGAGGAAGCATCAAGGACCCAGAGGGGCGAGGAGGGGTCCACTAGGGGGCACACAGCTGCTGGTGGCAGAGCCCAGCCGGGGACCTGCCCTCaagagaggaactgccccaggGGCAGGAGGCAGCTGGGAGGGGCATGTGGGGCCCAACATGtcctccatagggcttcctcctACAAATGATGTAcatgttgcaaaaaaaaaaaaaaaatcaccatcacCCAAATgtgaaataaacttaaaaaaaaaaaacaaggttagGCCTGTGGGACCCTTTGTCAGTGCCTGGAACTGCAACCCTGCCCCTTCCACCACCGGAGT from Loxodonta africana isolate mLoxAfr1 chromosome 11, mLoxAfr1.hap2, whole genome shotgun sequence includes these protein-coding regions:
- the SPIB gene encoding transcription factor Spi-B isoform X3, producing MLALEAAHFPNHSEAQVAGGALTCPCVSPSLGLMGHTSAVCTRMVSSMTWTAANTPATLMQRELLTLSPPAAYAPYPSPALSEEEDFVLNSPALEVSDSESDEALLTGATEGRGSDAGARKKLRLYQFLLGLLTRGDMRECVWWVEPGAGVFQFSSKHKELLARRWGQQKGNRKRMTYQKLARALRNYAKTGEIRKVKRKLTYQFDSALLPAARRA
- the SPIB gene encoding transcription factor Spi-B isoform X2 — translated: MLALEAAQLDGPHFSCLYSDGVFYDLDSCKHPSYPDAEGAPDSPWGWTEAPPAPPALYEAFDPTSATFGHSQGVPLCYGPSTYSPAGGLDPVPSLEALGPSLSMYPTEDFTSQTLSPPAAYAPYPSPALSEEEDFVLNSPALEVSDSESDEALLTGATEGRGSDAGARKKLRLYQFLLGLLTRGDMRECVWWVEPGAGVFQFSSKHKELLARRWGQQKGNRKRMTYQKLARALRNYAKTGEIRKVKRKLTYQFDSALLPAARRA